The following are encoded together in the Lathyrus oleraceus cultivar Zhongwan6 chromosome 3, CAAS_Psat_ZW6_1.0, whole genome shotgun sequence genome:
- the LOC127127711 gene encoding uncharacterized protein LOC127127711 translates to MGSKDVDSKAWKWGLGLIYIIAVALIWIAASFVVQSVVDDGVSPFLVTYICNSLFVVLLPIVEIGRYFEDSYGGLWFWKSDKRKTHLEGRLGESEQAILLRDDEASGQVVESLDVIEDRSGGSELIPSDNVVGGGLIGRASLIENVDQRGLDEKGRWTRCRVAKVSLFICPFWFLAQLTFNLSLKYTTVTSNTILSSASSLFTFLVSLAFLGERFTWLKLFSVLLCMGGTIIVSLGDSQSGLRTVASNPLLGDIFALSSAGLYAVYITLIRKKLNDDDGKNGEASMAQFLGFLGLFNVLLFLPVALILNFTKTEPFYMLTWKQLGLIIGKGLLDNVLSDYLWAKAVLLTSTTVATAGLTIQVPLAAIIDTFTGNSPPFMDYLGAVAVMIGFAGINIPADTFSKSTESSVVELKNEDVSIRDEEHAFPGTQDSAAVM, encoded by the exons ATGGGTTCTAAAGATGTGGATAGTAAAGCATGGAAATGGGGTTTAGGTTTGATATATATAATAGCTGTTGCATTGATATGGATAGCTGCTAGCTTTGTAGTGCAATCTGTTGTAGATGATGGTGTATCACCGTTCCTTGTTACTTACATATGCAATTCTTTGTTTGTGGTTTTGCTTCCAATTGTTGAGATCGGGAGGTATTTCGAGGATTCTTACGGAGGTTTATGGTTTTGGAAGAGTGATAAGAGGAAAACACATTTAGAAGGGAGGTTAGGGGAGTCAGAACAGGCTATACTTCTTAGAGACGACGAAGCAAGCGGTCAAGTTGTTGAATCGTTGGATGTGATTGAAGATAGGAGCGGCGGTTCTGAATTGATTCCTTCTGATAATGTAGTTGGAGGAGGATTGATTGGTCGAGCTTCTTTGATTGAAAATGTTGATCAAAGAGGGTTGGATGAGAAAGGGCGTTGGACACGTTGCAGAGTTGCCAAAGTTAGTTTGTTCATATGCCCCTTTTGGTTTTTAGCTCAACTCACTTTTAATCTGTCGTTGAAGTATACTACAGTGACC TCAAATACAATCTTAAGCAGTGCATCGAGTCTTTTTACCTTCTTGGTTTCCCTAGCTTTTTTGGGTGAGAGGTTTACATGGTTAAAGCTCTTTAGTGTTCTTCTTTGCATGGGAGGAACAATAATTGTAAGTCTTGGTGATTCACAATCTGGTTTAAGAACAGTTGCATCAAATCCTCTTCTTGGAGACATTTTTGCGCTTTCTTCAGCAGGATTATATGCAGTGTATATCACCCTTATTCGCAAGAAATTAAATGACGATGATGGAAAGAACGGTGAAGCCAGTATGGCTCAGTTTCTTGGATTTCTTGGGCTTTTCAATGTTTTACTTTTTCTTCCAGTTGCCCTTATACTCAATTTCACCAAGACTGAACCATTTTATATGCTTACCTGGAAGCAGCTTGGTCTGATTATTGGCAAAG GATTACTGGACAATGTGCTGAGTGATTACTTATGGGCGAAGGCTGTTCTTCTTACATCAACCACAGTAGCTACAGCTGGACTCACAATTCAAGTCCCATTGGCTGCCATTATTGATACCTTCACTGGAAATTCTCCTCCTTTCATGGATTACCTTGGAGCAGTAGCTGTTATGATCGGTTTTGCGGGAATCAATATTCCGGCCGATACTTTTAGCAAATCAACAGAATCTAGTGttgtggaattgaaaaatgaggaTGTGAGTATAAGGGATGAAGAGCATGCTTTTCCAGGAACACAAGATTCAGCCGCTGTAATGTAA